From Carassius gibelio isolate Cgi1373 ecotype wild population from Czech Republic chromosome B21, carGib1.2-hapl.c, whole genome shotgun sequence, the proteins below share one genomic window:
- the LOC127985979 gene encoding olfactory receptor 52N5-like has product MDNLTFRHRILLVEGLQVTPQSTYAVFTFLLLVYVFIMVSNIALVILISTEKNLHHPMHFLFCNLPLNDILGTTVILPRLLQDILKETSERYMTYVECVVQAYFVHIFVAACHYVLIIMAFDRYVAICNPLRYTTIMTNKMVVKLSASAWGLSVLMVTILIGLTVRLSHCRSKIENPFCDNASLFKLSCEDGVVVNNVYGIIYTVVLFSFSILSIFITYGKIANVCITSKNKALNSKAIKTCSTHLAVYLIMLVSGSTFIFLHRFPLYSENRKLASIMFHIVPPGLNPLVYGLQTKEIRQKFVKFWCREKGPS; this is encoded by the coding sequence ATGGACAACCTGACATTCAGACACCGTATTCTTCTAGTGGAGGGACTTCAAGTTACACCTCAGTCTACCTATGCTGTTTTCACATTTCTTCTTTTGGTTTATGTCTTTATAATGGTGTCCAATATTGCACTTGTAATTCTGATCTCAACAGAGAAGAACCTACATCACCCTATGCATTTCCTGTTCTGTAACTTGCCACTGAATGATATATTAGGGACAACTGTGATTTTGCCACGCTTATTGCAAGACATATTAAAAGAAACCTCAGAGCGCTATATGACATATGTGGAGTGTGTTGTTCAAGCATATTTTGTGCATATATTTGTAGCAGCATGCCATTATGTTCTTATAATTATGGCCTTtgatagatatgtggctatatgcAATCCACTGCGATACACAACTATAATGACCAATAAAATGGTGGTAAAATTATCAGCATCAGCCTGGGGTCTGTCAGTACTTATGGTGACAATTTTGATAGGACTCACTGTGCGACTGTCTCACTGCAGATCAAAAATTGAAAATCCTTTCTGTGACAATGCCTCATTGTTTAAACTGTCCTGTGAGGATGGTGTTGTTGTTAATAATGTGTATGGAATCATTTATACTGTGGTTTTATTTTCCTTCTCAATTCTGTCTATATTCATAACATATGGCAAAATTGCTAATGTTTGCATAACTAGCAAAAACAAAGCACTGAACAGCAAAGCCATAAAAACATGCAGCACTCATTTAGCTGTATATTTAATCATGCTTGTTTCTGGATCcacttttatttttctccatCGTTTTCCTCTCTACTCTGAGAACAGGAAACTAGCAAGTATAATGTTCCACATTGTACCACCAGGACTAAATCCATTAGTATATGGTTTACAAACTAAAGAAATAAGACAGAAGTTTGTAAAATTTTGGTGCCGAGAAAAAGGACCatcttaa